Below is a genomic region from Polluticoccus soli.
CTGGCGCTCTTTGCTATATTTCAGAGAAGCTTCGTAAGCACCTTCTGCAATACCCAGAGACAGTGCAGCGATTGAGATACGGCCACCATCCAGCACTTTCATAGCCTGGCGGAAACCATCACCTACTTCGCCCATACGTTGTGCGTCAGAGATGCGGCAGTTGTCAAACACCAGTTCTGCAGTTTCTGAAGCACGCATACCCAGTTTATTTTCTTTCTTGCCAGCTGTAAAGCCCGGTGTACCACGCTCAACGATGAAGGCTGTCACGTTGCTCTTGGCACGTGGTTCGCCGGTGCGGGCCAGTACTACTGCTACATCGCCGCTGATACCGTGGGTGATCCAGTTCTTGGTACCATTCAGTGTCCAGTCATCGCCATCGCGTACGGCAGTGCAGCGCATGTTGCCGGCGTCGCTGCCGGTATTGGCTTCTGTCAGGCCCCATGCACCTATAAATTCAGCTGTTGCCAGCTTAGGCAGGTATTTCTTCTTTTGCTCTTCGTTGCCGAAGTACAGGATGTGACCGGTGCACAGTGAGTTGTGCGCCGCTACCGACAGACCGATAGAACCACATACTTTAGCGATCTCGCTCACCACGGTCACGTACTCGAAGTAGCCCAGGCCGCTTCCGCCATATTCGGTTGGTACCAGTACGCCCATGAGGCCCAGCTGGCCCATTTGCTTGAACAGGTCGACAGGGAATTTTTGCGCCTCATCCCATTCCATCATTTTGGGACGGATGTTCTTGTTGGCGAAATCGCGGATCATTTCAGCGATCTGCACTTGAGTATCAGTATATTGAAAGTCCA
It encodes:
- a CDS encoding acyl-CoA dehydrogenase family protein, with the protein product MDFQYTDTQVQIAEMIRDFANKNIRPKMMEWDEAQKFPVDLFKQMGQLGLMGVLVPTEYGGSGLGYFEYVTVVSEIAKVCGSIGLSVAAHNSLCTGHILYFGNEEQKKKYLPKLATAEFIGAWGLTEANTGSDAGNMRCTAVRDGDDWTLNGTKNWITHGISGDVAVVLARTGEPRAKSNVTAFIVERGTPGFTAGKKENKLGMRASETAELVFDNCRISDAQRMGEVGDGFRQAMKVLDGGRISIAALSLGIAEGAYEASLKYSKERQQFDQPISNFQAIAFKLADMATKIEVSKMLIYQAADMKNRGVAMTKESAMAKYYASEVAVQNSVEAVQIFGGYGYTKDFPVEKFYRDSKLCTIGEGTSEIQKLVISREILK